The Desulfocurvus vexinensis DSM 17965 genome contains the following window.
GGTTTTTCCATGATTTTCAAGCGCCTCCTGGGGATGCTGGGCAAAGACCTGGCCATGGACCTCGGCACGGCCAACACCCTGTTGTACACGCCCAAGGAGGGCATCGTGCTCAACGAACCCTCCGTGGTGGCCATAGACACCAAGACCGGCAACGTCATCGCCGTGGGCAAGGAGGCCAAGGATTTCCTGGGCCGCACCCCCGAGCGCATCCGCGCCATCCGGCCCATGAAGGACGGTGTCATCGCCGATTTCGAGGTCACCAAGGAGATGATCGCCTTCTTCATCAAGAAGGTCATCCGCGGCATGTCGCTCATCAAGCCGCGCATCGTCATCTGCGTGCCCACGGGCATCACCCAGGTGGAAAAGCGCGCGGTCATCGAAAGCGGGCTGCAGGCCGGGGCGCGCGAGGTCAAGCTCATCGAGGAGCCCATGGCCGCGGCCATCGGCGCCGGGCTGGCCATCGAGGAGCCCATCGGCAACATGGTGGTGGACATCGGCGGCGGCACCACCGAGGTGGCGGTCATCTCCCTGTCCGCCGTGGCCTACGCCGAATCCGTGCGCGTTGCAGGCGACGAGATGAACGAGTCCATCCAGCGCTATTTCCAGGACAAGTACCAGCTGCTCATCGGCGAGAACATGGCCGAGAAGGTCAAGATGCGCCTGGGCAGCGCCGCGCCCCTGGACGAGGCCCTGGTGGGCGAGGTGTCGGGCAAGAACATCGTGGACGGCACCCCGCGCTGCATCGAGATCACCGACGCCCAGGTCCGCGAGGCCATCCACGAGCCGGTGGCGGCCATCGTCATGGCCGTCAAGCGCGCCCTGGAGAAGACGCCCCCCGAGCTGGTGGGCGACATCGCCCGCAACGGCCTGCTGCTGGCGGGCGGCGGCGCGCTGCTCAAGGGGCTGGACCGGCTCATCAGCCAGGAGACCA
Protein-coding sequences here:
- a CDS encoding rod shape-determining protein; amino-acid sequence: MIFKRLLGMLGKDLAMDLGTANTLLYTPKEGIVLNEPSVVAIDTKTGNVIAVGKEAKDFLGRTPERIRAIRPMKDGVIADFEVTKEMIAFFIKKVIRGMSLIKPRIVICVPTGITQVEKRAVIESGLQAGAREVKLIEEPMAAAIGAGLAIEEPIGNMVVDIGGGTTEVAVISLSAVAYAESVRVAGDEMNESIQRYFQDKYQLLIGENMAEKVKMRLGSAAPLDEALVGEVSGKNIVDGTPRCIEITDAQVREAIHEPVAAIVMAVKRALEKTPPELVGDIARNGLLLAGGGALLKGLDRLISQETNLSVIVDDDPLTTVVRGTGRSLAEDKRFAKVWIN